The Longimicrobium sp. genome has a window encoding:
- a CDS encoding SusC/RagA family TonB-linked outer membrane protein, giving the protein MKIVRLLCASALAVLAGAFDAGPAAAQQQGTVTGRVTDAGSGQPVPAAQVRVAGSTLGTLTNESGTYTLRGVPAGTVTVRVLTIGYGESSQPVTVAAGGTATANFTLRASTIALNPVVVTATGEQRRVEVGNAVSQIQAAAVVERSSVQNVGDLLTARTPGVMVVGGTQTGAGVRVRVRGTSSLSLSNNPIYVIDGVRVEGSTGSSTVSVGGTTPSRVGDLNPEEIQSIEVVRGPSAATLYGTDAANGVIVITTKRGVAGPPRWTYYTEQTAIEDRNEYPLAYHGWTAASRPNNTTQCTLAQVAAPAPNNCTQDSVTAYSPTRDPQATPFGRGYRQQHGLQVRGGSESMRYFLHGEWEDEDGVTQVPRFERSYLAARGMSLLPEQRSPNHFGRITGRANFNITLPRNSDIAVSAGYTSQDLRLPMSDDAGTAGIAANIYGGPGFRHNVNPTTGDTLYGWREFTPRRVYQAVTTQSIERLITSVSGNARPAEWLTLRGSAGLDFTQRTDNQLCRFLQCVGADTLGFKIDNRANFFVYTLDAATTATRQFGRDVESQTTAGVQYYRNVFNRNGARGNKLPPTAITVGSGAEKFADETTSESRTLGGYVEQRVSLRDRLFLTGAVRSDRNSAFGAQFETVFYPKLSASWVISDEPFFPGLGFVDQLRLRSAYGASGVQPGTIDALPYFSTATVLGESGERPGIVFSALGNPDLRPERSTEFEAGIDGTFFNSRLTTEITYYNKLSRDALIERVLPPSAGTGLTVRFENLGEVRNKGWEGLVNAQLVQSRAFGWDMSLNGTTNDNELESLGGEASIVISSTLRNVEGYPLNGWWSRRLMGYEDKDGDNIIEYDTAAARSEVFVGDSVEFLGHSAPRWEAALTNGFDFWQKRVRLSAMVDYKGGHMIYNNTDRIRCASRNNCRGLVDPAAPLDEQARVVAVRQHPSKTVAGFIEPGDFIRFRELSLSFDAPESLASRVLGSRQVTATFAARNLGILWTRYSGVDPEAFGTTGDAPSSFQAFAPPTYFTFRLTLGL; this is encoded by the coding sequence GTGAAAATCGTTCGTCTACTCTGTGCGTCCGCTCTCGCCGTCCTCGCCGGCGCGTTCGACGCGGGTCCGGCGGCGGCGCAGCAGCAGGGCACGGTCACCGGCCGCGTGACCGACGCCGGCTCCGGGCAACCGGTTCCCGCCGCCCAGGTGCGGGTCGCGGGTTCCACGCTGGGCACGCTCACCAACGAGAGCGGCACCTACACCCTTCGCGGCGTGCCGGCGGGCACCGTCACCGTGCGCGTGCTCACCATCGGCTATGGCGAGAGCAGCCAGCCGGTGACGGTGGCGGCGGGGGGAACGGCTACGGCCAACTTCACCCTGCGGGCCTCGACGATCGCGCTGAACCCGGTGGTGGTGACCGCCACCGGCGAGCAGCGGCGCGTGGAAGTGGGCAACGCCGTCTCGCAGATCCAGGCGGCGGCCGTGGTGGAGCGGAGTTCGGTGCAGAACGTGGGGGACCTGCTGACCGCCCGCACCCCCGGCGTCATGGTGGTGGGCGGCACGCAGACGGGCGCGGGCGTGCGGGTGCGCGTGCGCGGCACCAGCTCGCTTTCGCTCTCCAACAACCCCATCTACGTGATCGACGGCGTTCGCGTGGAGGGGAGCACCGGGTCCAGCACGGTGAGCGTGGGCGGCACCACACCCAGCCGCGTGGGCGACCTGAATCCCGAAGAGATCCAGTCGATCGAGGTGGTGCGCGGGCCGTCGGCGGCCACGCTGTACGGCACCGACGCGGCGAACGGAGTGATCGTCATCACCACCAAGCGGGGCGTGGCGGGCCCGCCGCGGTGGACGTACTACACCGAGCAGACCGCCATCGAGGACCGCAACGAGTATCCCCTGGCGTACCACGGGTGGACGGCCGCATCCAGGCCCAACAACACCACCCAGTGCACCCTGGCCCAGGTGGCCGCGCCCGCGCCGAACAACTGCACGCAGGACAGCGTCACCGCGTACAGCCCCACGCGCGACCCCCAGGCCACCCCCTTCGGCCGGGGATACCGCCAGCAGCACGGCCTGCAGGTGCGCGGCGGCTCGGAGTCCATGCGCTACTTCCTGCACGGCGAGTGGGAAGACGAAGACGGCGTGACGCAGGTGCCGCGGTTCGAGCGCAGCTACCTGGCCGCGCGCGGCATGTCGCTGCTTCCCGAGCAGCGCAGCCCCAACCACTTCGGCCGCATCACCGGGCGCGCCAACTTCAACATCACCCTCCCGCGGAACAGCGACATCGCCGTCAGCGCCGGCTACACCTCGCAGGACCTGCGGCTGCCCATGAGCGACGACGCGGGAACGGCCGGCATCGCCGCCAACATCTACGGCGGCCCCGGGTTCCGGCACAACGTGAACCCGACCACGGGCGACACCCTGTACGGATGGCGCGAGTTCACCCCCCGGCGGGTGTACCAGGCCGTCACCACGCAGTCCATCGAGCGGCTGATCACGTCCGTTTCGGGGAACGCGCGGCCCGCCGAGTGGCTGACGCTGCGGGGGAGCGCGGGGCTGGACTTCACGCAGCGCACCGACAACCAGCTGTGCCGCTTCCTGCAGTGCGTGGGGGCCGACACCCTGGGCTTCAAGATCGACAACCGAGCGAACTTCTTCGTGTACACGCTGGACGCGGCCACCACCGCCACGCGGCAGTTCGGCCGCGACGTGGAGTCGCAGACCACGGCGGGCGTGCAGTACTACCGCAACGTGTTCAACCGCAACGGCGCGCGCGGCAACAAGCTTCCGCCCACCGCGATCACCGTGGGCTCGGGCGCGGAAAAGTTCGCGGACGAGACCACCAGCGAGAGCCGCACCCTGGGCGGCTACGTGGAGCAGCGGGTGAGCCTTCGCGACCGCCTGTTCCTGACCGGCGCCGTGCGCTCGGACCGGAACAGCGCGTTCGGCGCCCAGTTCGAGACCGTGTTCTACCCCAAGCTCTCGGCGTCGTGGGTGATCTCGGACGAGCCCTTCTTCCCGGGCCTGGGCTTCGTGGACCAGCTTCGCCTGCGCAGCGCGTACGGGGCCTCGGGCGTGCAGCCGGGCACCATCGACGCGCTGCCGTACTTCAGCACCGCCACCGTCCTGGGGGAGAGCGGCGAGCGCCCGGGCATCGTGTTCAGCGCCCTGGGCAACCCCGACCTGCGGCCGGAGCGCTCCACGGAGTTCGAGGCGGGCATCGACGGCACCTTCTTCAACAGCCGCCTGACCACCGAGATCACCTACTACAACAAGCTCTCGCGCGACGCGCTGATCGAGCGGGTGCTTCCGCCCTCGGCCGGCACCGGCCTGACGGTGCGCTTCGAGAACCTGGGTGAAGTGCGCAACAAGGGGTGGGAGGGGCTGGTGAACGCGCAGCTCGTGCAGAGCCGCGCCTTCGGCTGGGACATGAGCCTGAACGGCACCACCAACGACAACGAGCTGGAAAGCCTGGGCGGCGAGGCGTCCATCGTCATCAGCAGCACGCTGCGCAACGTCGAGGGCTATCCCCTGAACGGCTGGTGGTCGCGCCGCCTGATGGGCTACGAGGACAAGGACGGCGACAACATCATCGAGTACGACACCGCCGCGGCGCGCAGCGAGGTGTTCGTCGGCGACAGCGTGGAGTTCCTGGGCCACTCGGCGCCCCGCTGGGAGGCCGCGCTCACCAACGGCTTCGACTTCTGGCAGAAGCGGGTCCGCCTGTCGGCGATGGTGGACTACAAGGGCGGCCACATGATCTACAACAACACCGACCGCATCCGCTGCGCCAGCCGCAACAACTGCCGCGGGCTGGTGGACCCGGCGGCGCCGCTCGACGAGCAGGCGCGCGTGGTGGCCGTGCGGCAGCACCCGAGCAAGACGGTGGCGGGCTTCATCGAGCCGGGCGACTTCATCCGCTTCCGCGAGCTTTCCCTGAGCTTCGACGCGCCGGAGAGCCTGGCGTCGCGCGTGCTGGGAAGCCGGCAGGTAACGGCCACCTTCGCCGCCCGCAACCTGGGGATCCTGTGGACCCGCTACTCGGGGGTGGACCCCGAGGCCTTCGGCACCACGGGCGACGCGCCGTCGTCGTTCCAGGCGTTCGCGCCCCCCACCTACTTCACCTTCCGCCTGACCCTTGGCCTGTAG
- a CDS encoding SpvB/TcaC N-terminal domain-containing protein, with amino-acid sequence MDREIRPAPASPGSRTEPAGRSPAAPPTISLPKGGGALRGIGEKFAANPVTGTGTLTVPLAASPGRMGFGPDLSLVYDSGAGNGPFGLGWSLSLPAITRKTDRGIPRYRDEEESDVFLLSGAEDLVPVPTDGPDPRAGTPRTVDGVSYRIHRYRPRVEGAFARIERWTDTRTGQAHWRSISRDNVTTVFGRTAASRIADPAGGQPRTFSWLVCERWDDRGNAAVYEYRAEDSAGVDLSAAHEANRTPAGRAANRYLKRVRYGNRISRLRQPDLARAEWMFEVVLDYGEHDPAAPRPDDAGAWRCRDDAFSSYRAGFEVRTYRRCERVLAFHHFPGEETGTDCLVRSTGFTYTDEPGASLLAAVTQRGYVRREGGYRARALPPLELAYSRAEIGGTVRELDAESLENLPAGVDGARYQWVDLDGEGASGILAEQAGGWYYKRNLGEGRFGALAPLRTQPSLAALGGGRHQLLDLAGDGQIELVQLDLPTPGFFERTAEGGWENFRAFRTHPRIAWDDPNLRFVDLNGDGHADVLITGHEVFTWHPSRAEEGFGPASHVSTPHDEERGPRLVFADGTQSIHLADMSGDGLTDLVRIRNGEVCYWPNLGYGRFGARVAMDGAPWFDPPDIFDQRRVRLADVDGSGTTDIIYLARDGARLYFNLAGNGWSAPRTLRHLPPL; translated from the coding sequence ATGGATAGAGAGATCCGCCCTGCTCCCGCGAGCCCCGGATCCCGCACGGAACCAGCCGGCCGCTCCCCCGCCGCGCCCCCCACGATCAGCCTGCCCAAGGGCGGCGGGGCCCTGCGTGGCATCGGCGAAAAGTTCGCCGCCAACCCCGTCACCGGCACCGGCACGCTCACCGTGCCCCTCGCCGCCAGCCCCGGCCGCATGGGGTTCGGCCCCGACCTCTCCCTGGTCTACGATTCGGGTGCGGGCAACGGGCCCTTCGGCCTGGGCTGGAGCCTTTCCCTTCCCGCAATCACCCGCAAGACGGACCGCGGCATCCCGCGCTACCGCGACGAGGAAGAATCCGACGTCTTTCTCCTGTCCGGCGCGGAGGACCTGGTCCCCGTTCCCACCGACGGCCCCGATCCGCGCGCCGGCACCCCGCGCACGGTGGATGGCGTATCGTACCGCATCCACCGCTACCGGCCGCGGGTGGAGGGAGCCTTCGCGCGCATCGAGCGGTGGACGGACACGCGCACGGGGCAGGCGCACTGGCGGTCCATCAGCCGCGACAACGTGACCACCGTCTTCGGCCGCACCGCCGCCTCGCGCATCGCCGACCCGGCCGGCGGCCAGCCGCGCACCTTCAGCTGGCTGGTCTGCGAGCGCTGGGACGACCGGGGGAACGCCGCCGTCTACGAGTACCGGGCGGAAGACTCCGCCGGCGTGGACCTTTCGGCGGCGCACGAGGCCAACCGCACCCCCGCGGGCCGCGCGGCGAACCGCTACCTGAAGCGCGTGCGCTACGGCAACCGCATATCGCGCCTGCGGCAGCCGGACCTTGCGCGCGCCGAGTGGATGTTCGAGGTGGTGCTGGACTACGGCGAGCACGACCCCGCGGCGCCGCGCCCCGACGACGCGGGCGCGTGGCGCTGCCGCGACGACGCGTTTTCCAGCTACCGCGCCGGCTTCGAGGTGCGCACCTACCGGCGGTGCGAGCGCGTGCTGGCCTTCCACCACTTTCCCGGCGAGGAGACGGGGACGGACTGCCTGGTGCGCTCCACCGGCTTCACCTACACCGACGAGCCCGGGGCGTCGCTGCTGGCCGCGGTCACGCAGCGCGGGTACGTGCGCCGGGAGGGAGGATACCGCGCCCGGGCGCTTCCGCCGCTGGAGTTGGCGTACAGCCGGGCCGAGATCGGCGGCACGGTGCGGGAGCTGGACGCGGAAAGCCTGGAGAACCTTCCCGCCGGGGTGGACGGCGCCCGCTACCAGTGGGTAGACCTGGACGGCGAGGGCGCCTCCGGCATCCTGGCCGAACAGGCGGGCGGCTGGTACTACAAGCGCAACCTGGGCGAGGGGCGGTTCGGCGCGCTGGCGCCCCTTCGCACGCAGCCCTCGCTCGCCGCCCTGGGCGGCGGCCGGCATCAGCTGCTGGACCTGGCGGGGGACGGGCAGATCGAGCTGGTGCAGCTGGATCTTCCCACGCCCGGGTTCTTCGAGCGGACGGCGGAGGGCGGATGGGAGAACTTCCGCGCCTTCCGCACGCACCCCCGCATCGCCTGGGACGACCCCAACCTGCGCTTCGTGGACCTGAACGGCGACGGGCACGCGGACGTCCTCATCACGGGGCACGAGGTCTTCACCTGGCACCCCTCGCGCGCGGAGGAGGGGTTCGGCCCCGCGAGCCACGTGTCCACCCCGCACGACGAGGAGCGGGGCCCGCGGCTGGTCTTCGCCGACGGCACGCAGTCCATCCACCTGGCCGACATGAGCGGCGACGGGCTCACGGACCTGGTGCGCATCCGCAACGGCGAGGTGTGCTACTGGCCCAACCTGGGCTACGGACGCTTCGGCGCGCGGGTGGCGATGGACGGCGCCCCCTGGTTCGACCCGCCCGACATCTTCGACCAGCGCCGCGTGCGCCTGGCGGACGTGGACGGCTCCGGCACCACCGACATCATCTACCTGGCCCGCGACGGCGCCCGCCTGTACTTCAACCTGGCGGGGAACGGCTGGAGCGCGCCCCGCACCCTGCGCCACCTGCCGCCCCTG